One region of Arcobacter sp. CECT 8983 genomic DNA includes:
- the speB gene encoding agmatinase: MEAQSSTFIGFEDSFEESKAVLFGVPFDGTTSFKPGTRFAPSAMREDSWGLESFSPYQNKDLEDLKLFDYGNLEVPFGDKKTALRMIQEMTQEIIDAGKIPIMIGGEHLVSLGPVKALSKKYEDLHIIHFDAHTDLRNDYLGEALSHATVLRRIYDQVGDGRLNQFCIRSGLKEEFEWAKEHSHLEKFTYNTLEERVELLVDKPVYITIDLDVLDPSVFPGTGTPEPGGIDFHDMMKIISILSRLENVVGLDVVELSPKFDASGVSTAVACKTLRELVLATIK, from the coding sequence ATGGAAGCACAAAGTTCTACTTTTATTGGATTTGAAGACTCTTTTGAAGAATCAAAAGCAGTTTTATTTGGAGTTCCTTTTGATGGAACAACTTCTTTTAAACCAGGAACAAGATTTGCACCAAGTGCAATGAGAGAAGACTCTTGGGGATTAGAGAGTTTTAGTCCGTATCAAAATAAAGATTTAGAAGATTTAAAACTTTTTGATTATGGAAATTTAGAAGTTCCCTTTGGGGATAAAAAAACTGCTTTAAGAATGATTCAAGAAATGACACAAGAAATCATTGATGCAGGGAAAATCCCAATTATGATTGGTGGAGAACATTTAGTATCACTTGGACCTGTAAAAGCACTATCAAAAAAGTATGAAGATTTACATATTATTCATTTTGATGCACACACTGATTTAAGAAATGACTATTTAGGTGAAGCTTTAAGTCATGCAACAGTTTTAAGAAGAATTTATGATCAAGTTGGTGATGGAAGATTAAATCAGTTTTGTATTAGAAGTGGTCTAAAAGAAGAGTTTGAATGGGCAAAAGAACACTCTCATTTAGAAAAATTTACATATAACACACTAGAAGAAAGAGTTGAACTTTTAGTTGATAAACCTGTGTATATCACTATTGATTTAGATGTTTTAGACCCTTCAGTATTTCCAGGAACAGGAACACCAGAACCAGGTGGAATTGATTTTCATGACATGATGAAGATTATTTCTATTTTATCAAGACTTGAAAATGTAGTAGGGCTTGATGTAGTTGAACTTAGTCCTAAGTTTGATGCAAGTGGTGTTTCAACTGCTGTGGCATGTAAGACTTTAAGAGAGTTAGTCCTTGCAACTATAAAATAA
- a CDS encoding RluA family pseudouridine synthase: MDKNFIVQETNRLDKFLSSKIDASRNQIEQLINKEYVKVDGKTCTKRGLKLKLEQKVEVHFPDAQINPVKDEGFIKESLKDKNIEIIYEDDYILVVNKPYNLTVHDAPSVKDATLVDWLKLNNFSLSTISGEERHGIVHRLDKGTSGVMVIAKTNEAHTGLSKQLEDKSMGRYYLAIIDLPLKDNIIIEKPIARNPNNRLKMSIEQNGKNAKSAFCKLCTSNNDKYDLIACKLFTGRTHQIRVHLSTMNRHILGDNLYGFKGELNKINRFYLHAYNLYLIHPITKEKMSFTAKLSNDMHDFLTNNFNMEIVNDKIDETNIVKCFNFTT; the protein is encoded by the coding sequence ATGGATAAAAATTTTATTGTTCAAGAGACAAATAGATTAGATAAATTTTTAAGTTCTAAAATTGATGCATCAAGAAATCAGATAGAACAACTAATAAATAAAGAATATGTAAAAGTTGATGGTAAAACTTGTACAAAAAGAGGTTTAAAATTAAAGTTAGAACAAAAAGTAGAAGTTCACTTTCCAGATGCCCAAATAAATCCAGTAAAAGATGAAGGTTTCATAAAAGAGTCTTTAAAAGATAAAAATATTGAAATAATTTATGAAGATGATTATATTTTAGTTGTAAACAAACCTTATAACCTTACAGTTCATGATGCACCAAGTGTAAAAGATGCAACTTTAGTTGACTGGTTAAAACTAAATAACTTTTCTCTTTCTACAATAAGTGGTGAAGAAAGACATGGTATTGTTCATAGACTAGATAAAGGAACTAGCGGTGTAATGGTTATTGCTAAAACAAATGAAGCTCATACTGGGCTTTCAAAACAACTTGAAGATAAAAGTATGGGAAGATACTATTTAGCAATAATTGATTTACCCTTAAAAGATAATATTATAATTGAAAAACCAATTGCTAGAAACCCAAATAATAGACTTAAAATGTCAATTGAACAAAATGGTAAAAATGCAAAATCTGCTTTTTGTAAACTATGCACTTCAAATAATGATAAATATGATTTAATAGCATGTAAACTTTTCACAGGTAGAACTCATCAAATAAGAGTACACTTAAGTACTATGAATAGGCATATCCTAGGTGATAATTTATATGGATTTAAGGGCGAATTAAATAAAATAAATAGATTTTATTTGCATGCATACAATCTTTACTTAATTCATCCAATTACAAAAGAAAAAATGAGTTTTACTGCAAAACTTTCAAATGACATGCATGACTTTTTAACAAACAATTTTAATATGGAGATTGTAAATGACAAAATTGATGAAACTAACATCGTTAAGTGCTTTAATTTTACTACTTAG
- a CDS encoding SOS response-associated peptidase, translated as MPGRLAIFNDKSFKKDASHLIKNDMIQTLNPRYNLPPTLPIPALLNNGNYLYSHFGYLPSWAKDKKAMNINARSESIFEKQTFRDSFRFRRCIIPINGFYEWKIEDKEKTPYFVKDIKNDYLALAGIWDEYFDIELNMKIVTVALITCDANEKLGEIHHRMPVVLEKKEFQTWLYSENLKEVNSLFNIYPNEKLEIYEVTSNVNKVLFDESSCIKKVEQSNLGQLSLF; from the coding sequence ATGCCTGGTCGTTTAGCTATTTTCAACGACAAATCTTTTAAAAAAGATGCTTCTCATCTAATAAAAAACGATATGATTCAAACTTTGAATCCAAGATATAACCTCCCTCCAACACTGCCTATACCTGCGCTTTTAAATAATGGAAACTATTTATATTCTCATTTTGGATATTTACCTTCTTGGGCAAAAGATAAAAAAGCAATGAATATAAATGCAAGAAGCGAATCTATCTTTGAAAAGCAAACATTTAGAGATTCATTTAGATTTAGAAGATGTATTATCCCTATAAATGGTTTTTATGAATGGAAAATAGAAGATAAAGAAAAAACACCCTACTTTGTAAAAGATATAAAAAATGACTATTTAGCCCTAGCAGGTATTTGGGATGAATATTTTGATATTGAGTTAAACATGAAAATAGTAACTGTTGCATTAATAACTTGTGATGCCAATGAAAAGTTAGGAGAAATTCATCACCGTATGCCTGTAGTATTAGAGAAAAAAGAGTTTCAAACTTGGCTTTACAGTGAAAACTTAAAAGAGGTAAACTCTTTATTTAATATTTATCCAAACGAAAAGCTTGAGATTTATGAAGTAACATCAAATGTAAACAAAGTTTTATTTGATGAAAGCTCTTGTATAAAAAAAGTTGAACAAAGTAACCTTGGTCAACTCTCTTTATTCTAA
- a CDS encoding fibronectin type III domain-containing protein, whose protein sequence is MTKLMKLTSLSALILLLSGCSLKNFDTTKPKINETLEVVDSASIRTLPDINAIAFEWRKVDDPRVTGYHFYRANLQKDGAKLKLIDTVENRYTTHYVDEDVEPSTKYVYKISSATATEFESKTTNDYVVSTLPLMEGVSFIQAISNLPRQIKIVWRPHSSERIESYEIQRKTPATSKWEEIETLDGRLQAEYIDLDLEDNVVYHYRVIGKTFDGLETMPSDLVKAQTKPLPEGILSLKATTDLPRKISLKWEPSKSADVVKYNIYRSTDDQSGFDVIKTVNAETLNYEDFVNEDGKVYFYKVSSVDKDGLESNLNVNSVMGVTLNKLRKPVMTLAQIQGAKAILNWQPGDDRAVSYTVYKTIKEGFFKDKTIKYQDITALRFEDKDIVRGVQYSYAIQAVDKNGIHSEITKETELILPKLVEMN, encoded by the coding sequence ATGACAAAATTGATGAAACTAACATCGTTAAGTGCTTTAATTTTACTACTTAGTGGATGTAGTTTAAAAAACTTCGATACTACAAAACCAAAAATTAATGAAACTCTTGAAGTAGTTGATTCTGCTTCTATTAGAACTCTTCCAGATATCAATGCAATTGCTTTTGAGTGGAGAAAAGTTGATGACCCTAGAGTTACAGGATATCATTTTTATAGAGCAAATTTACAAAAAGATGGTGCAAAATTAAAACTAATTGATACAGTTGAAAATAGATACACAACACATTATGTAGATGAAGATGTGGAACCTAGTACAAAATATGTTTATAAAATTTCTTCTGCTACTGCTACAGAATTTGAATCAAAAACTACTAATGACTATGTAGTTTCAACACTTCCACTAATGGAAGGAGTAAGTTTTATTCAAGCTATTTCAAATCTTCCAAGACAAATTAAAATTGTTTGGAGACCACATAGTAGTGAAAGAATCGAAAGTTATGAAATTCAAAGAAAAACTCCTGCAACTAGCAAGTGGGAAGAGATTGAAACTTTAGATGGAAGATTACAAGCTGAGTATATTGATTTAGACTTAGAAGACAATGTTGTTTATCACTATAGAGTTATTGGTAAAACATTTGATGGTTTAGAAACTATGCCAAGTGATTTAGTAAAAGCTCAAACAAAACCTTTACCCGAAGGAATTTTAAGTTTAAAAGCTACAACTGACTTACCTAGAAAAATCAGTTTAAAATGGGAACCTTCAAAATCTGCTGATGTAGTTAAATATAATATCTATAGAAGTACAGATGATCAAAGTGGTTTTGATGTTATAAAAACAGTTAATGCCGAAACTTTAAATTATGAAGATTTCGTTAATGAAGATGGAAAAGTATATTTTTATAAAGTAAGTTCAGTAGATAAAGATGGTCTAGAAAGTAATTTAAATGTTAACTCTGTAATGGGTGTTACTTTAAATAAACTAAGAAAACCTGTAATGACTCTTGCACAAATTCAAGGGGCAAAAGCTATTTTAAATTGGCAACCAGGTGATGATAGAGCAGTTTCATATACTGTTTATAAAACTATAAAAGAAGGTTTTTTCAAAGATAAGACTATTAAATATCAAGATATTACCGCACTTAGATTTGAAGATAAAGATATTGTAAGAGGTGTGCAGTATAGCTATGCTATTCAAGCAGTTGACAAAAATGGGATTCACTCTGAAATAACAAAAGAAACAGAGCTTATTTTACCTAAGTTAGTGGAGATGAACTAA
- the trmB gene encoding tRNA (guanosine(46)-N7)-methyltransferase TrmB: protein MPHIVFNKTNKKLKVPSSIDDTSFNFIAKSYNFTQSPRKTEYKISTTRDNKEFLLTLRQKDDNLLLKPDKVTRVSPVQLIKDSLNSYAKITESEILFANTQNINQKIEPTQDYLKDINYFLNDFDTEKEIQIEIGFGSGRHLLHQAKENPDVQFIGLEIHTPSIEQLLKQVKIQELTNILVVNYDARLFMEFIKSNKVGRIFVHFPVPWDKKPHRRVYSSDFINEALRVLKVNGTLELRTDSRKYFDYCTELLTNLPKGKITIDINKDLPVSSKYEDRWKKQGKHIYDVVLLCEQEDKEINHDFDFNFEEEVNFEETIKSIPTKTLVEKDYFVHVEDIFVIEDETNSGLIQVTFGNFDRPLSKYIIVREGKASYFQDLPLPTSSNIKAHNKIKEILK, encoded by the coding sequence ATGCCTCATATAGTATTTAATAAAACAAACAAAAAATTAAAGGTACCATCTTCAATAGATGATACTAGCTTTAATTTTATTGCAAAGTCATATAATTTTACACAAAGCCCAAGAAAAACAGAGTATAAAATTTCAACAACAAGAGATAATAAAGAGTTTTTATTAACTCTAAGACAAAAAGATGACAACTTACTTTTAAAACCAGATAAAGTTACAAGAGTAAGTCCTGTACAACTAATCAAAGATTCTTTAAACTCTTATGCAAAGATTACTGAATCAGAAATTTTATTTGCAAATACTCAAAATATAAATCAAAAAATTGAACCTACACAAGATTATTTAAAAGATATTAACTATTTTTTAAATGATTTTGATACAGAAAAAGAGATTCAAATTGAGATTGGTTTTGGTAGTGGAAGACATCTTTTACACCAAGCAAAAGAGAATCCTGATGTTCAGTTTATAGGTTTAGAGATTCATACACCTTCTATTGAACAACTTTTAAAACAAGTAAAAATTCAAGAGTTAACTAATATTTTAGTTGTAAACTATGATGCAAGACTTTTTATGGAATTTATCAAATCAAATAAAGTTGGCAGAATTTTTGTTCACTTTCCTGTTCCTTGGGATAAAAAACCACATAGAAGAGTTTATTCAAGTGATTTTATCAATGAAGCATTAAGAGTATTAAAAGTAAATGGTACTTTAGAATTAAGAACAGATAGTAGAAAGTATTTTGACTACTGTACGGAGTTACTTACGAATCTGCCAAAGGGTAAAATTACTATAGATATAAATAAAGACTTACCTGTATCGAGTAAATATGAAGATAGATGGAAGAAACAAGGTAAACATATTTATGATGTAGTTTTATTATGTGAACAAGAAGATAAAGAAATAAATCACGACTTTGATTTTAACTTTGAAGAAGAAGTAAACTTTGAAGAGACTATAAAAAGTATTCCTACTAAAACTTTAGTTGAAAAAGACTACTTTGTTCATGTTGAAGATATATTCGTTATAGAAGATGAAACTAATTCTGGACTTATTCAAGTTACCTTTGGTAATTTTGATAGACCTTTAAGCAAATATATTATTGTAAGAGAGGGAAAAGCTTCATATTTTCAAGATCTTCCTCTTCCAACAAGTTCTAATATAAAAGCACACAATAAAATAAAAGAGATATTAAAATAA
- a CDS encoding FtsW/RodA/SpoVE family cell cycle protein, translating into MRLFDKRIISHFDYLIVIFVLPLILLSYNLISETNRILANKQLIYFTISLIVFFIVFILPIRRNIRLIPILYWLGIFLLLAVEFFGVTKLGAKRWLSLPLINMTIQPSELFKPVFILMLGHLIHNKPPEDRGYNLKDFIYFSFYIFLPFILIAKEPDLGTALVLLLVGYGILFIVGVNWKIWATIFVTIALASPFIYTNLIKDYQKKRIKDFLSEKPSYQVQQSIIAIGNGGLVGKEAQEATQTQLKFLPIATSDFIFAYFVERYGFLGAIGLIFIYGLLIYHLLSFNYYFHDDYVIRSFASGLGLLIFLNMSINILMVIGYAPVVGLPLPLFSYGGSSFINFIVLFAILENLLAFRYMDMYNFERRL; encoded by the coding sequence ATGCGTTTATTTGATAAAAGAATTATTTCACATTTTGATTATTTAATAGTTATATTTGTATTGCCTTTAATATTGTTATCATACAATCTTATAAGTGAAACAAACCGTATATTAGCGAATAAACAATTAATTTATTTTACAATCTCATTAATTGTTTTTTTTATAGTATTTATCTTACCAATTAGAAGAAATATTAGACTTATTCCTATTTTGTATTGGCTTGGTATATTTTTGCTACTTGCAGTTGAGTTTTTTGGTGTTACTAAATTAGGTGCTAAAAGATGGCTTAGTTTACCTTTAATAAATATGACAATTCAACCAAGTGAACTATTTAAGCCTGTATTTATTCTTATGCTTGGACACTTAATTCACAATAAGCCACCAGAAGATAGAGGATACAATTTAAAAGATTTTATATATTTCTCTTTTTATATTTTTCTTCCTTTTATTTTAATTGCAAAAGAGCCTGATTTAGGTACGGCATTAGTTTTACTTCTTGTTGGTTATGGGATTTTATTTATAGTAGGAGTTAATTGGAAAATTTGGGCTACTATTTTTGTAACAATAGCTTTAGCTTCTCCTTTTATCTATACAAATTTGATTAAAGATTATCAGAAAAAAAGAATTAAAGATTTTCTTTCTGAAAAACCTAGTTATCAAGTTCAACAATCTATTATTGCAATTGGAAATGGTGGTTTAGTTGGGAAAGAAGCCCAAGAAGCTACACAAACACAATTAAAGTTTTTACCTATTGCAACAAGTGATTTTATTTTTGCATATTTTGTAGAAAGATATGGCTTTCTAGGTGCTATAGGACTTATATTTATTTATGGTTTACTAATTTATCATTTATTGTCTTTTAATTACTACTTTCATGATGATTATGTAATTCGTTCCTTTGCCTCCGGACTTGGACTTCTTATATTTTTAAATATGAGTATTAATATTTTGATGGTTATTGGTTATGCCCCTGTAGTTGGACTTCCTTTACCTCTGTTTTCATATGGAGGAAGTTCTTTTATTAACTTTATTGTACTTTTTGCAATATTAGAAAATTTATTAGCATTTAGGTATATGGATATGTATAATTTTGAAAGGCGATTATAA
- a CDS encoding murein hydrolase activator EnvC: MIKRLALLFLVSITLFGASTNSIDKKIQNNKLILQKNKKVQEQKDLQIKILAKQINNQNKELSRLEKAITIINDDIKKHQSQLVAAKEALKTLQKDSSDLIKEKKDSEEKIVNTIINEFSSSIALKLAGESSLEELIDSEVYTLLSQNSKDEIIKINNNYELLTQNRKENKRKIDKISTYIADRIKKKKELSILKRTHSKSLVSLEKKHTEYQEELKKTVQKQDSLKQLLGKLNILKKEEIEKQRRAAIAKAKRLAAQKKRRQAKKSSSKYEVSDEDRNNSYAKNLDIDVRMIGSSTSGIKISKYRGRKTIAPLDSFQVVKNFGTYFDPVYKIQLFNESIVLKTKKPQAKVKSIFNGKIVYAKKNAGMLENVVIVQHRNGLHTIYSHLDQISPSLKVGRWIKKGYVVGRVNNTLTFQATKNEMHVNPKDLFRI; the protein is encoded by the coding sequence ATGATTAAAAGATTAGCTTTACTATTTTTAGTATCAATCACTTTATTTGGAGCATCCACTAATAGTATTGATAAAAAAATCCAAAACAATAAATTAATTTTACAAAAAAATAAAAAAGTCCAAGAACAAAAAGATTTACAAATAAAGATTCTTGCAAAACAAATTAATAATCAAAACAAAGAATTAAGTAGATTAGAAAAAGCTATTACTATTATTAATGATGATATAAAAAAACACCAAAGTCAACTTGTTGCTGCAAAAGAAGCTTTAAAAACTTTACAAAAAGACTCAAGTGATTTAATAAAAGAAAAAAAAGATAGTGAAGAAAAAATTGTTAATACTATAATAAATGAGTTTTCTTCTTCAATAGCTTTAAAGCTTGCAGGAGAAAGTAGCCTTGAGGAACTAATTGACTCAGAAGTTTATACTTTACTTTCACAAAACTCTAAAGATGAAATTATAAAAATAAACAATAATTATGAACTTTTGACTCAAAATAGAAAAGAAAATAAAAGAAAAATAGATAAGATTAGTACTTATATTGCAGATAGAATCAAGAAGAAAAAAGAGTTAAGTATTTTAAAAAGAACTCATTCAAAATCTTTGGTATCATTAGAAAAAAAACATACAGAATATCAAGAGGAACTTAAAAAAACTGTTCAAAAACAAGACTCTTTAAAACAACTTCTTGGAAAACTAAATATTCTTAAAAAAGAAGAGATAGAAAAACAAAGAAGAGCAGCAATTGCAAAAGCAAAAAGACTTGCTGCACAAAAGAAGAGAAGACAAGCAAAAAAGAGTTCTAGTAAATATGAAGTTAGTGATGAAGATAGAAACAATAGCTATGCAAAAAACCTTGATATTGATGTTAGAATGATTGGTTCTTCAACTTCAGGAATTAAGATTTCAAAATATAGAGGAAGAAAAACAATTGCTCCACTTGACTCTTTCCAAGTTGTTAAAAATTTTGGAACATATTTTGACCCAGTATATAAGATACAACTATTTAATGAATCTATTGTTTTAAAAACTAAAAAACCTCAAGCAAAAGTTAAATCAATCTTCAATGGTAAAATTGTATATGCTAAAAAAAATGCAGGTATGCTTGAAAATGTTGTAATTGTTCAGCATAGAAATGGTTTACATACTATTTACTCTCATTTAGATCAGATTTCACCATCTTTAAAAGTAGGTAGATGGATAAAAAAGGGGTATGTTGTAGGAAGAGTTAATAATACTTTAACTTTCCAAGCTACAAAAAATGAAATGCATGTAAATCCTAAAGATCTTTTTAGAATATAA
- a CDS encoding GGDEF domain-containing protein, which yields MRKNITLYTIVMIIMLSVTISIFSLYNLRKTGIKSAIHNAQSISEVVKSGLTAHMINGNMKDVNTFINSASNIKNVEQLWLVRSKFVNEQFPSSHLKNPPRDDFDKKALSTGRMQYQIDEEITSTTVRVTIPYNAVAEKGIDCLKCHQVDQGTTLGAVSIVLDISTIKEIGIESIYVITVLILTTIILFILVSRRLISPYLRLFDKFKININQATHGRFKGIVPPVGLSAEMINITEDYNNLIQSFKDTAVDIDKKLQGFVGFKASNKNRNPLKDSKEIIDNLSNLYQFKKQIELDNTKEEIYDRLAEVLQNKFKLKNFSFVEIDMKKYKMTTMKQCGKSLYCEETLKTNPEACRAARTKSDVMSVQFHNTCPLFDSDKLYYCFNVDITQNLYLIINCVCDTQEELEELKEKTVFIKSYLKESVPSIEVKLLMNALQESAFTDGLTGLYNRKFLEEYTKKMLPQIKRDGTNVALLMLDMDHFKAVNDEYGHDIGDKVLKELARILNETVRESDIIIRYGGEEFMILLMGVNSDEAAMSVAKKIGDKVRENEIDVYAGNKLKKTVSIGLSMYPEDSTSFENIIKNADIALYEAKNSGRDRVVRFKEEQVSSVDLF from the coding sequence ATGAGAAAAAATATTACACTTTATACAATAGTTATGATTATTATGCTTTCAGTTACTATTTCTATATTTAGTCTTTATAATCTAAGAAAAACTGGAATCAAATCAGCTATTCATAATGCCCAATCTATTTCAGAAGTTGTAAAAAGTGGATTAACTGCACATATGATTAATGGTAATATGAAAGATGTTAATACATTTATAAATTCTGCGTCAAATATTAAAAATGTAGAACAGCTATGGCTTGTAAGAAGTAAATTTGTTAATGAGCAGTTTCCTTCTTCTCACTTAAAAAATCCTCCAAGGGATGATTTTGATAAAAAAGCACTTTCAACAGGAAGAATGCAATATCAAATTGATGAAGAGATAACAAGTACTACTGTTAGGGTTACTATTCCATATAATGCAGTTGCAGAAAAAGGAATAGATTGTTTAAAGTGTCATCAAGTAGATCAAGGTACAACTTTAGGTGCAGTTTCAATTGTACTAGATATTAGTACTATAAAAGAAATAGGTATAGAATCTATATATGTTATTACTGTTTTAATCTTAACAACAATTATTCTATTTATTTTAGTTAGTAGAAGATTAATTAGTCCATATTTAAGACTATTTGATAAGTTCAAAATTAATATTAATCAAGCTACACATGGAAGATTTAAAGGGATAGTTCCTCCTGTTGGATTATCTGCTGAAATGATTAACATTACAGAAGATTATAATAATTTAATCCAATCTTTTAAAGATACCGCTGTTGATATTGATAAAAAACTTCAAGGCTTTGTTGGATTTAAAGCTTCAAACAAAAATAGAAACCCACTTAAAGACTCAAAAGAGATTATTGATAATTTATCAAACCTTTATCAGTTTAAAAAGCAGATTGAATTAGATAACACTAAAGAAGAGATTTATGATAGATTAGCAGAAGTACTACAAAACAAGTTTAAATTGAAAAACTTTAGTTTTGTGGAAATTGATATGAAAAAATATAAGATGACTACAATGAAACAGTGTGGAAAATCATTATATTGTGAAGAAACTTTAAAAACTAATCCAGAAGCTTGTAGAGCAGCTAGAACAAAAAGTGATGTTATGTCAGTACAGTTTCATAATACTTGTCCTCTTTTTGATAGTGACAAATTATACTACTGCTTTAATGTAGATATTACACAAAATCTATATTTAATTATTAACTGCGTTTGTGATACACAGGAAGAACTTGAAGAATTAAAAGAAAAAACTGTATTCATAAAAAGTTATTTAAAAGAATCAGTTCCTTCTATTGAAGTTAAACTTTTAATGAATGCTTTACAAGAATCTGCATTTACAGATGGATTAACTGGACTATATAATAGAAAATTCTTAGAAGAATATACTAAAAAAATGTTACCACAAATTAAAAGAGATGGAACAAATGTTGCATTACTTATGCTTGATATGGATCACTTTAAAGCTGTTAATGATGAGTATGGTCATGATATTGGAGATAAAGTACTTAAAGAACTTGCACGAATTTTAAATGAAACAGTTAGAGAATCTGATATTATCATCAGATATGGTGGTGAAGAGTTTATGATTTTATTAATGGGTGTAAACTCAGATGAAGCTGCAATGAGTGTTGCTAAAAAGATTGGTGACAAAGTAAGAGAAAATGAAATAGATGTTTACGCAGGTAATAAATTGAAGAAAACTGTTAGTATAGGTCTTTCAATGTATCCTGAAGATTCAACATCATTTGAAAATATTATTAAAAATGCTGATATTGCTTTATATGAAGCTAAAAATAGTGGTAGAGATAGAGTTGTTAGATTTAAAGAAGAACAAGTTTCAAGTGTTGACTTGTTTTAA
- a CDS encoding cell division protein FtsX: MKFLKNTFAFVVPLTAMLISFIIYLFASNILDNYKIKIANDYSIVVITNTPLIKEDITELAGINVEKIITLEKKSIIDNIKSDLSNSSIDLLRKKLPHFYKINLETFPTTTQLQTIKDKLYANKNVRKVEIFSKNHNSIYLLMLLLSQISFILFTIITIFAIIMISKQIRIWFYEHHEKITILKLHGASILYSSSTILKYAIISSFISFFIVSGMFIYLVDNIGVLLPNDLENIVQVTLPLNESLSKIFLLSFGISILTIIGVLLKYKIKYD, translated from the coding sequence ATGAAGTTTCTTAAAAATACATTTGCTTTTGTTGTTCCATTAACTGCTATGCTAATATCTTTTATTATATATTTATTTGCATCTAATATTTTAGATAATTATAAAATAAAAATTGCAAATGATTATTCTATTGTAGTAATTACAAATACGCCTTTAATAAAAGAAGATATTACCGAATTAGCAGGAATAAATGTAGAAAAGATTATAACTTTAGAGAAAAAATCAATAATTGATAATATTAAATCTGATTTATCAAATTCTTCAATAGATTTATTAAGAAAGAAATTACCACACTTTTATAAAATAAATTTAGAAACATTTCCTACAACAACTCAGCTTCAAACAATAAAAGATAAGTTGTATGCAAATAAAAATGTTAGGAAAGTAGAAATTTTCTCGAAAAATCACAATAGTATATATTTACTAATGCTTTTACTTAGTCAAATATCTTTTATACTCTTTACTATAATAACTATCTTTGCAATTATTATGATATCAAAGCAAATTAGAATTTGGTTTTATGAACATCATGAAAAAATTACTATTTTAAAACTTCATGGGGCATCTATTTTATATAGTTCATCAACAATTTTAAAGTATGCAATTATTAGTTCCTTCATTTCATTTTTTATAGTATCTGGAATGTTTATTTATTTAGTTGATAATATTGGTGTATTATTACCTAATGATTTAGAAAATATTGTACAAGTTACTCTTCCGTTAAATGAGTCATTATCTAAAATTTTTCTATTATCATTTGGTATTTCAATACTAACAATTATTGGTGTATTATTAAAGTATAAAATAAAATATGATTAA
- a CDS encoding cell division ATP-binding protein FtsE, with protein sequence MIQAKNIYLSYDENKYVIKKGNFSIREKEFIFIGGTSGSGKSTLLKSFYGEIPLKHGELRIAGQNVFGIKGKSLRSLRKDIGIIFQDYKLIEEWTIEENIMIPLKINGYSNDISREQATKLLNHVKLSHRAGYYPNELSGGEQQRVAVARALAHNPKIIIADEPTGNLDDYSAEVVWNLLKGANEQLGITVVVVTHRVPKNFGIRFRQLSIEDGIIYEVS encoded by the coding sequence ATGATACAAGCCAAAAATATATATCTTTCTTATGATGAAAACAAGTATGTTATTAAAAAAGGTAACTTTTCAATAAGAGAAAAAGAGTTTATATTTATTGGTGGAACAAGTGGTAGTGGAAAATCTACTTTACTAAAATCATTTTATGGAGAAATTCCACTAAAACATGGAGAACTAAGAATTGCAGGACAAAATGTTTTTGGAATAAAGGGAAAATCCCTAAGAAGTCTTAGAAAAGATATTGGTATTATTTTCCAAGATTATAAATTAATAGAAGAGTGGACTATTGAAGAGAATATTATGATTCCTCTTAAAATCAATGGTTATTCAAATGATATTTCAAGGGAACAAGCAACAAAACTTTTAAACCATGTAAAACTATCACACAGAGCAGGATATTATCCAAATGAACTAAGTGGTGGTGAACAACAAAGAGTTGCAGTTGCTAGGGCTCTTGCACACAACCCTAAAATAATCATAGCTGATGAACCAACAGGTAACCTTGATGATTACTCAGCAGAAGTTGTATGGAATCTTTTAAAAGGTGCAAATGAACAATTAGGTATCACAGTAGTTGTTGTAACACATAGAGTTCCAAAAAACTTTGGTATTAGATTTAGACAGTTATCTATTGAAGATGGGATAATTTATGAAGTTTCTTAA